The Cerasicoccus sp. TK19100 genome window below encodes:
- a CDS encoding DUF4339 domain-containing protein produces MIWHYAIDGEKLGPVSDNELAQLASSGKVDGKTLIWRDPMENWKPLEEVPAAVSIAMVPASPMTPPPMPNAAPPVSAPRVKRITLPALNRPRVEYPLPSEPVVDDYGKDYCDVGHHIHLYPAILKRPEAAKAQELMADDESSCFFHPQLSATQVCSHSGRFICDLCATEWNGEIISLQALSEIKANGKSEKLNDTRKLWDSIALALVTWPLLLLVMLIPAILITAPIAVYICLWQWKKGPTSIVRQTRIRYIIALTIGIIEILTMIILAIGLFTGAF; encoded by the coding sequence GTGATTTGGCACTACGCAATAGACGGGGAGAAGCTGGGACCGGTTTCGGATAACGAACTGGCGCAACTGGCGTCATCGGGCAAAGTCGATGGTAAGACATTAATTTGGCGCGATCCCATGGAGAACTGGAAGCCGCTGGAGGAAGTGCCGGCCGCAGTCAGCATTGCCATGGTGCCAGCCTCACCGATGACCCCTCCGCCCATGCCCAATGCGGCACCACCGGTGTCGGCACCGAGAGTGAAGCGCATTACCTTGCCAGCGCTGAATCGTCCCAGGGTGGAATACCCGCTGCCAAGTGAGCCGGTAGTGGATGATTACGGTAAGGATTACTGCGACGTCGGGCACCACATCCACCTTTACCCAGCCATCCTGAAACGCCCGGAGGCGGCCAAAGCTCAGGAGCTGATGGCGGACGATGAATCGAGCTGCTTTTTTCACCCGCAATTATCGGCGACGCAGGTTTGCAGCCACAGCGGACGTTTTATCTGCGACTTATGTGCCACGGAATGGAATGGCGAGATCATCAGCCTGCAGGCGTTGAGCGAAATCAAGGCCAACGGCAAGAGCGAGAAACTCAATGACACCCGCAAGCTTTGGGACAGCATCGCACTGGCATTGGTTACCTGGCCGCTGTTGTTGTTGGTCATGCTCATCCCGGCGATCCTCATTACTGCGCCGATCGCAGTTTACATCTGCCTGTGGCAGTGGAAAAAGGGACCGACGAGCATTGTCCGCCAGACTCGGATTCGCTATATCATCGCCTTGACGATAGGCATCATTGAAATTCTCACCATGATCATTCTGGCGATTGGACTCTTTACGGGGGCGTTTTAA
- a CDS encoding crossover junction endodeoxyribonuclease RuvC codes for MGRKSARALWSAKLQGQAVAGAVSAADIEQQMAARREPYEGTILGVDPSLRGTGLAVIRFQPGQTPKLLGSHTLKLKTKLSQPECLGEIARAVASILEREPITCLALEQTIYVQNFQTAQIMGMARGAAIAPAAMRGVAIHDYAPLRIKQAVVGYGRASKEQVAAMVRQHLKLMADLPSDEADAAAAALCHAMTGPRP; via the coding sequence ATGGGACGCAAATCAGCGCGGGCATTGTGGAGCGCCAAGCTACAGGGGCAGGCCGTGGCCGGGGCGGTATCCGCTGCCGATATTGAGCAGCAAATGGCGGCCAGGCGCGAGCCCTATGAGGGCACCATATTAGGCGTCGATCCCAGCTTGCGCGGCACGGGGCTGGCGGTGATTCGTTTTCAGCCCGGGCAGACGCCGAAGCTGCTGGGGAGCCACACTTTGAAGCTGAAAACCAAGCTCAGCCAACCGGAGTGCCTGGGTGAAATTGCGCGCGCGGTGGCTTCCATTTTAGAGCGGGAGCCGATCACCTGCCTCGCGCTGGAGCAGACGATTTACGTGCAGAATTTCCAAACCGCGCAGATCATGGGTATGGCGCGCGGCGCGGCAATTGCCCCGGCGGCGATGCGTGGCGTGGCGATTCACGATTACGCGCCGCTGCGCATCAAGCAGGCCGTCGTTGGCTACGGACGCGCGAGTAAGGAGCAGGTGGCCGCGATGGTGCGCCAACACCTGAAGCTGATGGCCGATCTCCCCTCCGACGAAGCCGACGCCGCTGCCGCCGCCCTTTGCCATGCGATGACGGGCCCCAGGCCATAA